In Gadus chalcogrammus isolate NIFS_2021 chromosome 23, NIFS_Gcha_1.0, whole genome shotgun sequence, a genomic segment contains:
- the LOC130377644 gene encoding B-cell receptor CD22-like → MNLRSAARGFLFFLLSVPVLQGKDEWTVTYSSSNVCALRGATVDINCTYEYPDNVQYRPDTVTTQWFTKASNYQPVDLEHDTDYTGRVESSCGEVNCTGARCHGTCTLRIRDLRQSDSDVYKFRFTTNQPGGEYTGDPGVKLSVTDPDLQVKVSFPYPTSPTKAKLECHSMCGLAGDPRYIWFRNGQNVLQGMNYWIYIQSGYSYSCAVEGYEHQHSPLVYAPKTPSVTVSPSGEIEEGSSVTLSCSSDANPAATYTWFKVNRDGSSRYMNQGQQLIFRRILSSDSGRYRYGPKHVYINSSPSGEIEEGSSVTLSCSSDANPAAEYTWFKNNQSLLWEPNQPHTFPSIRPEDRGTYRCHAGNQYGHLSSNSIFMDVQYAPRTPSVTVSPSGEIEEGSSVTLSCSSDANPAANYTWFKNNQPLPWGPSQPHTFPSVRPEDRGTYRCHAENKYGQLSSNLLFINVQCELNIGLIC, encoded by the exons ATGAATTTAAGATCAGCAGCAAGAGGATTTCTATTTTTCCTTCTGTCAGTACCAG tGCTTCAGGGTAAGGATGAATGGACGGTTACTTACTCATCTAGTAATGTCTGTGCTTTAAGAGGAGCAACGGTTGACATCAACTGCACTTATGAATACCCTGACAACGTACAGTACCGCCCTGACACAGTCACCACACAGTGGTTCACTAAAGCATCAAACTATCAGCCAGTTGATCTGGAACACGATACAGACTATACAGGTCGTGTTGAATCCAGCTGTGGAGAGGTCAACTGTACCGGGGCCAGATGTCATGGAACATGTACCCTGAGAATCAGAGACCTGAGACAGAGTGACTCTGATGTCTACAAGTTTAGGTTCACAACAAACCAACCAGGTGGGGAATATACTGGTGACCCTGGAGTGAAGTTATCTGTAACAG ACCCAGACCTCCAGGTGAAAGTCTCCTTTCCTTACCCTACCAGTCCTACCAAGGCAAAGCTGGAGTGTCACAGCATGTGTGGTCTAGCTGGTGACCCTCGCTACATCTGGTTCAGAAATGGACAGAATGTACTACAGGGAATGAACTACTGGATCTACATTCAGTCTGGATACAGCTATTCATGTGCTGTTGAAGGATATGAACATCAACACTCTCCTTTAGTGT atgctccaaagaccccctcagtgaccgtgagtccctctggtgaaatagaggagggcagttcagtgactctgagctgcagcagtgatgccaacccagcagctacCTACACCTGGTTCAAGGTTAATAGAGATGGTTCCTCCAGGTACATGAACCAGGGACAACAGCTCATCTTTAGGCGGATCCTATCTTCCGACTCTGGACGATATCGCT ATGGGCCTAAACACGTATATATTAATTCAagtccctctggtgaaatagaggagggcagttcagtgactctgagctgcagcagtgatgccaacccagcagctgagTACACCTGGTTCAAGAACAACCAATCTCTGCTCTGGGAACCAAATCAACCTCATACCTTCCCCTCAATCCGCCCTGAAGACAGAGGAACGTACCGCTGTCACGCAGGGAACCAATATGGACATTTGAGCTCTAACTCGATATTCATGGATGTCCAGT ACGCTCCAAGGACCCCCTCAGTGACCGTGagtccctctggtgaaatagaggagggcagttcagtgactctgagctgcagcagtgatgccaacccagcagctaacTACACCTGGTTCAAGAACAACCAACCTCTGCCCTGGGGACCAAGTCAACCTCATACCTTCCCCTCAGTCCGCCCTGAAGACAGAGGAACGTACCGCTGTCACGCAGAGAACAAATACGGACAACTGAGCTCTAACTTGCTATTCATTAATGTCCAGTGTGAGTTGAATATCGGACTAATATGTTAA